The Desulfonatronum lacustre DSM 10312 region TCCCGCCTGACCCGATCCGCGGTGGCCGCTGTCCTGGGCTTTCTGATCTGCTACGCCTTTTCCAAACAGCTCTTCGGGATCATGATGCTGCCGCTGATGGAGGTCATGCCGCCGGAGAGCACCCTGATCTTCACCGGCCTACCCGAAGCCTTCTTCACCTACGTCAAAACGGCCTTTGTGGCCGGTTTGTTTCTGGTCAGTCCGTATATCTTCTACCAGATATGGCAATTCATCGCCCCGGGACTGTACGAGCACGAACGCAAGTACATGATCCCCATCGCCGCGATTTCCGCCTTGTTTTTCATCAGCGGCGCGTTGTTCGGCTACTACATCGTCTTTCCCTTTGGCTTCGAATTCTTCATGGGCTATGCGGACGAAATGATCCGGCCCATGCCCAGCCTCAGGGAGTATTTCAGCTTTTCACTGAAACTGCTCCTGGCCTTTGGGGTGATTTTCGAACTGCCTCTGTTCATCTTCTTTCTGGCCCGGCTGGGCCTGGTCACTCCCGCTTCGCTGCGCAAAAAACGCAAGTACGCCATTCTGCTCTCTTTCGTGGTCGCGGCCATCCTCACTCCGCCGGACGGGATCACTCAGATTCTGATGTCCGGTCCCTTGATCATTCTCTACGAAATCAGCATCTACGTGGCCCACTTCTTCGGCAAGAAAAAGAAGCCCAAGCCCACGGACGACGAAGAAGAGGACGCGAAGCAATGATCACTCCAGGACAGGCCCGAAGCATGACCGGCTTTGGAACGTGCCAAGTCCAAGACGACCATGGACGGCAAAGCTGGGAGATTCGCACGGTCAATTCCCGGTATCTGGAAGTGAAATGGCGGATTCCCGGATACTGTCGCCGTCTGGAAAGCGCTTGGGAGAAAATCGTCCGCGACCACCTGGCCAGGGGCCGGGTGGAGATCAGCCTGGACCTTCGGCTCAGCCGTCCGGACGCCGCTTGCCCTACCCTGGACACGGCCCAGGCCAGGGGCATGGTGGACCAGATGCGCGCCCTGGCGGAACAGACCGATATTCCCTTTCACCCTGACCTGAATCAACTGTTTCATCACAGCGGCTTGTGGCGGGACCCTTCAGGAGATCTGCCCGAGTCATTGGTCGATTCCCTGGTCGCCGGTCTGCGGACCGCGCTGAGGGATGTCCAGGAAACCCGCTCCAGGGAAGGGCGAGCCCTCAGCGTGGATATCCTTGAACGGTTGGAGCACTTGTCGCGGATCTCGACCACTATCCGCGACCAGGTTTCCCAACTCGCCCCAAAACGCATGGAAGTGTTGCGCGAACGGGTCGATGCGTTGCTCCAAGGGTGCAATCAGCACCGGGAGTCGGCACCGCTGGTGTTGGACGAACCCAGGCTGCTGCAGGAATTCGCCCTGCTCGCGGATCGGCTGGACGTCAGCGAGGAACTCACTCGCTTGTCCGCGCATCTGAACGAAGCGGTCAGGATTCTGACCAAGCTCCCTGATCCCGGACGACGCCTGGATTTTCTGTTTCAGGAATGTCTGCGGGAGATCTCCACCTGCGGCAACAAGACCCAGGACGCGGACATCAGCCGCGACGTCGTGGCGTTCAAGGCGGAACTGGAAAAGTGTCGGGAACAGGTCCAAAACCTGGAATAACCGCTCCATCAACTTTCAGCCGAGGAGGAAGAGGTCCATGTCCAAAACAAGCCTGCTGAACATCGGGTACGGCAATTTCGTCGTCAGTTCCAGAATCATCACCATCGTCAACCCGACATCCTCTCCCATGCGCCGACTGCGCGAAGAGGCCAAGGCGGACAAACGACTGATCGACGCCACACAGGGCCGAAAGACGCGCTCCATCGTCATTACGGATTCCAATCACGTCATTCTCTCCGCCATTCAGGCCGAAACAATCGGACAGCGTTACACGGTCCGCGACGACGGCCCGGACGAAGACAAGTAGCATGGCCGGAGAACCAGGACGGTCCCGTCAGGGCATCCTTATGGTGATCAGCGCCCCCTCGGGTACGGGCAAAAGCACGCTGATCAACCGGTTACGCGCCGAATTCCCCCGCCTGGCCTTTTCGGTGTCCTACACGACCCGAGCTCCCAGAGCCGGTGAACAAAACGGACGGGAGTATCATTTCGTCGACATGGAGACGTTTATCCGCCTCCGCGATGCGGACGAACTGGCCGAATGGGCGGAAGTCCACGGCAATTTCTACGGAACCTCCAGACCGGCGGTCCAGGCGATGTTGGAACAGGGTCTGGACGTACTGTTCGACATCGACGTCCAGGGATCCCGGCAACTGCGCCAAGCCTTTGCCCAGGGCGCGTTCATTTTTCTCTTTCCTCCCTCAATGCGGGTTTTGGAACAACGACTGCGCGGCAGAGGCACCGAAACCGAGGAATCCCTGGCCAAACGCCTGGCCAACGCCCGCCGGGAACTGGAACAGGCGGATTTTTTCGATTACTGGATCGTGAACAACGACCTGGAGTCGGCCTATCGGGATCTACGCAGCGTGTACCAGGCCGAAGGCCTGCGCAAGTCGTGCAACGCCGGACTCGTGGAGCAGGTCCTGGCCAACTGATCTCCCGAGGAGCCCATGCCTGAACTGATCGTCGCCCTGGATACGCCGGATCTGAATTCAGCTCTGCATCTCGTCGACCGGCTGCGGCGGCACACGCGCTGGTTCAAGGTCGGTCTGGAACTGTTCTCCGCGGTCGGCCCTCGGGTCGTGGAGACCCTGCGTTCCAGGGACTGCGATGTTTTTCTGGACCTGAAATATCTGGACATCCCGAACACGGTCCAGGCCGCCGCCCGGGTCGCGGCAGGCCTGGGCGTGAACATGCTCACCATCCATTTGTCCGGCGGGCAACGGATGGTTCAGGCCGCCCTGGAGGGCGTCCGCCGAGGAACTCCCTCTTCCGCGTCTGTTCCCTTGGTGGTTGGGGTGACGATGCTCACCAGCCTGAATCAGGAAGATCTTTCCTGGATGGCGAAACCCGGTGACAAAGCCGCTCCCGATCCGGGCGGCCTGGCTCTTGTCTTGGCCGAGCACGCCCGCCGATGGGGCGTGGACGGCGTGGTCTGTTCCGCCCAGGAAGCGGCCGGGATCAAATCCATCACCGACGCGGCCTGTATCTGCGTCACACCGGGAATCCGCATGCCGTCCGACCAACAAACCAAAATCGCGCAGGACGATCAATCCCGGGCCCTCACTCCGGCCGAAGCCGTAGCCGCCGGCAGCGACTATCTGGTGGTGGGCCGCCCCATCACCAGAGCGGACGACCCGGCCCGAGCCGCGGAATCCATTATGCAATCCATGGCAGCGACGATTGAAAGGAGGCATCCATGGCCGAACCTTCCGTGAAAACTCCGTCCAATGAACACAGCCGACAAACCAAGGAGCGAATCAAAGGCGTTTTTTCTTCCCAGGTGCTGACCAAGATCGGTACCGGCACGACGATGCGCAAGAGCATCCAGAAAAGTTATTTTTTCGTCCAGGAACTGGACGACGGGACCATTGAAGTCCAGCCGCTGAACGTAAACTACGTGCCCTCCGGCCCGAAACAGATTTTGTCCAAGGATGAATTTCTGGAAAAATTTTCACCGGAGCCGGAATTCTACACCATTACGGTCATGCCCAAAATGCGGGAGTTGGAGAAGACCATTGCCCGAGGCGACCGGCACCGCAAGCGCGGCGAGACGTTCAGCGCGGAAATGGAATACGGCAGTGCCGTCAGGGTCGACGAAGAAAACGTCCGCGCCAATTTCGGATTGGGATTGACCTACCTGGAGCGTGGGGCCACGGACAAGGCCCAGGATATTTTCGAACGTCTGGTCAAACTGGAAGCGGCGTATGAGTCGGAGCACAAACATCTGTTCAATGAATTCGGCATCAACCTGCGCAAAAACAAGATGATCGACCAAGCCCTGGATTACTATGCCCGAGCCCTGGAGCTTTCGAAGAACGACGAGAACCTTTACTACAATATCGCCCGGGTCTGCCTCGAAAAAAAAGACATCCCAAAAACCGTCGAAATGCTGACCAAAGCCCTGGAGATCAACCCGGAAATGCCGGAAGCCCATAAATTTATGGACTTCCTTAAAAGCAAAGGCTTGGCCAAGACGTAATCCAACGAAACGCAATCTCACGATTCGCTCCGTCGGTCACGTCATGCTTCGAGACCTAACCTCAAAGGGAGTTTCGGTGGCCTTTCACACCAGAGGGCAGGATTTTTTAAACCAAATACCAGAAATCCAACAGGATCTTCCGGTTTCCCCGCAACTGTTCCAGACGCTGTTTTTGCTGACCAGCGAGCAATCCAGTTCGTCGCTGGTGGACATCGCCAAGGTCGTCGAGAAAGATCAGGGACTGACCGTTCGCATTCTGACCATGGCCAATTCGGCCTATTACGGATTGCAGTCCCAAGTCGGCTCCGTGCATCGGGCCGTGATGATCCTGGGACTCCAGGAAGTCCGTAAACTGGTTCTGCTTTTGAACATCCGCTCCCTGGAACAACGCTTGGATGCTACCCTGTTCGACGTTTCGACCCATTGGCGACACCAAGTGGACGTGGCCCATGCCGCCAAAATCATGGCCGGCCACGCTCCGGGCGCGGATCCTGAGGAACTGTTCACCATCGGCCTGCTCCATGACCTGGGCAAGATGATCACCGCCCTGTACCGCCCCGACGACTGGAAAGCCATCCTCGAGCTTCGTTCGACGAAGAATGTTCCGCTGTTCATGGCCGAAGACGCCTATTGGGGGCTGGACCACGCCCTGATCGGCGCGATGACCCTGAAATCCTGGTTTTTGCCCGCTTCCCTGACCGAACCCATCAACTGGCATCATGCCCCTGAGCTGGCCAAGGATTTCGGGATGCAAGCCAGGATGATCCGGCTGGCGGACGTTCTGGTGCTTCATCAGCTTGATCATCATGGACGCGACTGGCCCGAAACAAATCTTCCCGCCAAGGACATTCGCGACCTCCAGCTTCCTGAAGACCTCGAACACAATTTAATTCCCGAAATGCGGGCCTCGGGCCGGACCGATCTGTTCCTGCGGGGCCTGGGAATTGCCGCATAAAGCCCCAAAAATCCTTCTGATCAGCACCGTCCCTTGTCATCATCATGCACACACTCCCCACCTTCCCCGACAAAACGTGGAGGTTTCGCTCCGCTTTGCCCGAACGACGTCACGTCAGGAACCTGGCCGCCGACCTGGATATTTCCCCGCTTCTGGTCAATCTGCTCTGGAGCCGCGGAGTACGCACGACCGAGGAAATGGATTTGTTCCTGTCTCCCGGACTGCGACATCTGGCCCAACCGGAGCAATGGTGCGGCCTGACCGCTGCCGGAGAAACCCTTGCCAAAGCCATCGCCCAAGGCAGGAAACCGGCCATTTGGGGCGACTACGACGTGGACGGGATTACCAGCACCGCGCTCCTGCTGCTTTTTTTCCAGGCCAGAGGCGTCGAGGCGGACCACCATATTCCCCATCGACAGACCGAGGGCTACGGACTGAACATTACCGGTATCGAGGACCTGGCCCGGCGCGGGATCGGCTTGTTGATCACCGTGGACTGCGGCATCAGCCATCTCCGGGAAGTGGCCCGGGCCAAGGAATTGGGCATGACCGTGGTGGTTTCCGACCACCATCTGCCCGGCCCCGACCTTCCGGCCGCGGACGCGATCATGAACCCCAAGATCGGCGACTGCCCGTGCCCCAATCTGGCCGGGGTGGGCGTGGCCTTTCTTCTGGCCGCGGTGCTCAACCGGATGCTTCCCGGCGAACCTCTGGACATGCGTCAATTTCTGGATCTGGTAGCCTTGGGCACTGTGGCGGACATCGTGGAACTGACCGGACAAAACCGGATTCTGGCCAAGAACGGTCTGACCATGCTCAAGGAGGGCAAACGTCCGGGCATCCTGGCCCTGAAGGAAGTCTGCGGATATAAACCAGGCGCGGTGCTGGACGAGGACCGGGTGGGGTTTGGTCTGGCCCCCCGGATCAATGCCGCTGGCCGGCTGGGTCATGCCGAAACCGCCCTGCGCCTGCTGCTGGCCCGAGAGATGACCGAGGCCAGGGAACTGGCCAAGGAATTGGACGGCTACAACACCCACCGCCGGGACATCGGCAAGGAAATCCAGGAGGAAGCCCTGCGCCTGGCCCTGGAGCAAAAAGACCGCTTCGGACTGGTGCTGCACGCCCCGCACTGGCACGAGGGCGTCATCGGGATCATCGCCTCCAAGGTGGCGGAAACCCATTACCGCCCGGCCATCATCCTCACGGACCACGAATCCGGCCACCTCAAGGGGTCCGGGCGGAGCATCCCGGAGTTTTCGCTCTACGAGGGGCTCGTGGCCTGCCAACACCTGCTGGACGGTTTCGGCGGTCACAGCCAGGCCGCCGGGCTACGGCTACGCCGGGACAACCTCGCGGCCTTTCAGGAAGCCTTCAATGCCGCGGCGGCCCGGGCCCTGGACAATACCCCGCCCAAGCCCACCCTGATCCTGGACGCGCCATTGAACTTCGGGGAAATCGACTACGATCTGCTCAAGGAGCTGGAACTCCTGGCCCCTTACGGCGCGGACAACCCAAAGCCGCTGTTTCTCTCCCCTTCGGTGACCGTGCGCAACCGCAAACCAGTGGGCGCGGACCATGTATTCCTGGATCTGCGCGACGACGAGGCCGGGGTGACCATGCGGGCCAAGGCCTGGAATCAGGCCGAAAACCTGCCCCGAAGCGTTGCCGGGAAGTCCATGTTCCTGGCCTACACTCCGAAATTCAACGAATTCAACGGCGTGACCAGCATCGAACTGGCCTTGCGGGACTGGGCGCTTCAGGGATGACGCCGTGCACGTTCATCACCACACGACCTTGCAATCCCAGGGCGGCACGGCCCGTGTCGCCCTCAACCTCATGGACTGGCTTTCCAGGCAAGGGGTCACCAGCTCCCATTCCTTCGAGATCCAGGACGGCGCCGACTCCGGAGAGCGTCTTCAACCATCCGCGGTTGCCGAGCATGTCCGCCATTCAACCAACCTTCCAAGCAGCCAAATCGTCGTCCACCTTCACGGCTCAGGCGACTGGCCCACGTGCCTGGAAGGATTCGCGGCCAACCCTCACGGGCTGGTAATCACCCTCCACGACTGTCGCCTGCTCACCGGAGGCTGCGCCTATCCCCTGGAGTGCGGGTTCTGGAAAACCGGTTGCCGGGAGGCCTGCCCCCAAAACCTGCCCGCTCCCGCCCACCACCATCAGGCCGTTTTCCGGCTGCTGGCAACGCTCCGTCCGCTCCTGATCTCCCCCTCCGCCTGGCTGAGCCGCATGGTCCGGGAAAGCCATCCCCAGGCCCAAATCCAAACCATCCCAAACGCCGTCCCGGAAAAGCCCGGCCCATTGGCAATCAAATCAGCCGCCGTCAAAACGGCCATGAAGCGGGAACTGGGCATCGACGTCGCGGGGAAAGTCGTCCTCTTCGTGGCCCATGGCGGCAAGCAGGCCAGGTACAAAGGTGGACACCTGTGGGACCGGATCTGGAAACACATTAAGAAGGGCGAGCCCCGGGCCGTGGCTCTGGCCGTGGGCGGAGACGCTCTGCGCCGTTCGGGTGACTTTCTCGAGCTGCCCTATCTGGACCAGGAACACCTCTCCCGCTGCATGAACGCGGCGGACGTACTGGTCTATCCCAGCCTGGCGGACAACCACCCCCTGATCATTCTCGAAGCCATGTCCCGCGGCCTGCCCTGCGCGGCCTTTGCCAGCGGCGGCATTCCCGAACAGATCATCCATGAGCACAGCGGATTGCTGGCGCCTTTGGGCGACGTGAACCGCCTGGCCGCCTCGGCCCTGAACATTCTCAGAAATCCACGCCTCGGCAACCAGCTTGCCAAAACCGCCCAGGACCGCTTTATCCGACTGTTCCAAATGGAACACATGGGCCATCGTCACCTTCGGCTCTACGCCGACCTGCCGCGATTCTGACCGGACAGGGCCGCCTCGCGTTCCAACAGCGTGGGGTGGGAATAGTGGAATGCGCTGTACAGGGGGTGGGGGGTCAGGTTGGAGAGGTTCTTCTCACTGAGTTTGCGCAGGGCCCCGATCATCGGGTCGGCGCCCGGTCCTTTTTCCCGGGCGAAACGGTCCGCCTGATATTCATGGTTGCGGGAAAGCCGGTTCATCAGCGGAGAAAGCCAAAACGTGAACAGCCCGGCCACCAGGGCGAAGAGCAGAAAAGCCGGTCCCGCGCCGCTTTGCGCGTGGTGAAACCCGAACGCTTCGATGAACGCCGGGCTTTGCAGCAGCCAGGCCAACAGCGCGAAGGAGACCAGCCCGAATCCGGCGGACAGGGCCAGCATTTTCGGAATATGGCCGAGTTTGTAGTGGCCGATTTCATGGGCCAGCACGGCTTCCAACTCCTCCTCCGACAACTGCTCGATCAAGGTGTCGAAGAGTACGATCCGCCGGAACCGCCCGAACCCGGTGAAAAAGGCGTTGGAATGGCCGGACCGCTTGCTGCCGTCCATGACCTGGATGGTCTTGGCCTTGAACCCGGTCCGGTCCGCCAGGGCCATCAGCCGCTGTCGCAGTTCGCCCTCCGGAAGCGGGGTCAGCGTGTTGAACCAGGGCAGGATCAGCATGGGGTAGAGCACCATCATCACCAACTGAAAGACGAAAAAGACCACAAAGGCCCAGATCCACCACCAAGGTCCGATCCAGTCGATCAGGAATAATATCCCGGCCAGCAGGGGCAGGGCGATGATCACGCCCAGGATCAGCCCCTTGATCTTGTCCGTGATCCACAACCGCATCGTGCTGTTGTTGAATCCGAATCGCTCCTCCAGCCGAAACTGGGCATGGTGATCCAGGGGCAGGCCGGGCAGGGAGAGCAGGATCATCACGGCAACCAGATACAACCCCTCCCGCCAGACCGAAGCCGACGACCCACCGCCGAACAGGTCGTACGCCCACGGCAGCAGCCCGGAAAAAAGCACCGCCACAAGGACCACCGCTCCATACACCTCGCCGAACAGCCCAAACCGGCTTTTGGCCAGGGTGTATTCCACGGACTTGCGATACGTCGCCTCATCCATCACCTCGCGCAAGGCCTTTGGCGGCGCATGCCTCCGGCGGCGTACTTCGCGCATGTTCAAAAGAATCAACCAGCCTTCCCAAATCACCTTGGCGAGCAAGGCGGCCGAAACCACGATGAGAATCAATGTTTGCATCTTTATAAAATCATATATTACAAGTTGGTAAGTTTACTAATCGTTTTTGGCTTCATGAACCACGGCTCCGAAGCGCGACGGATCCAATTCCTGTTGCAGCACTTCCAGATTCACCCGCAGGGCGTCCTCCAGATCCCGGACTTGGTTCAACAGGTCTTCGATTCCTTCGCGCACCCGGCGCAGGGATTCGGTTTCCGCCGGGGCGTCCAGGGCCTGGACCAGTTGCTCCGGCGGGGGGAGGTCGCCGGAGCGGGTCAAGGCGACGGAAACGAGCAGGTATCCCGGAAAAAGGCTGATCAGGAACACCGCCACGGCGGTCAGATAAAAATCAAAGGGCAGCCATTCCCCGGCCAGCCAACCGAGAACCAGGCGCAGGGCGGCATGGCCGAAGACCAGCACCGGCAGGAGATTGCCCGCCAGGGTGTGTGCGAGGCCCAGGCGCTGGACGGCCAGTTGGTCGGCACTGGCAAGCACGGCTTGTTCCAAGCGCTCTTGGAAAATTTCCCGGGTGCGCTGGTCCTGCTCCAAGTGTTCCGACGTCCGGGGCAACACGCCTTGGGAGCGCAGCACGTTCAGGCTTTGATGCAGCAGTCGGGCCGTCCAAAGGGCCTGCTCCGCTTCAGGCGACGAAGCCGGTGGTTCAGGAACTGATGGTTTCGCGCCGTCCAGCCGGTCCAGTCCGAGGTCCTGCAAGGTTCTGCGCGCATCCTGGACGACCTCGGTCAATCGGCGTTCCTCTTCAGCGGAAAACCCTTGCAGGATGGTCCGCATGGGTAAAATCCCCTGCCAGGCGGCCTTGGCCGCGTGCCACCCGGCCCGGAGCATCCTGGTCAGGGACGGCCCGCCCGCGGACATCCTGGCCAGGTGATAGGCCAGGCCGGAAAAGGCCAGCCGCCCGCGCATCCACACCGGCAGGGCCAGGAAGCCGCCCACGCGGCCCGGAGCGGCCCGCCAGGCCTGTTCCCGAATGATCCGGCGCAGCATGTCCCGGCTTTGGGGCGTGGATACGGCTCGCAAAAAGACCGAGCGCACCCGCTGGTCCAATTCCCGCTCATGGGTCAACAGGGTTTGATGCAACGTCTCCAGGTCTCCGCGCGCTGATCCGGAAAGGGCGTGCCGGATCTGGTTGAATGCGTCCTCCACGCGCAGAGCCCGGACCTGCTCCCTGGCCCGGTGGGCGAACAGGGCCGCGCGCAGCCGTTCCAGACGCTCGTTCAACCCATTTGCACCGTTTTGCGCCGCCACCGCACTGACCGCGAAAAAACCGTCCAGGTCCAGGTCAAAGCCCAGTTCCCGCACCCGGCCCAGAAAATCCGCGCACACGGCCTCCCGGTCCTGCTCCGGAATCTGGTCCAGCTTATTCAGCACGAAAAACCAGCGCTTGCGGGCCGCCCAGCGCCGGACCTCGTCCTGGACCCTGAAATTGGCCCGCTTGTCCGGGCTGCCGACGTAGACCACGATGTCCGCCCGTTCCACCAACCGACGGGTGCGCTCCAGATGCACGGACTCCGTGCTGTCCACGTCCGGAGCGTCGATAAGAACCGTTCCGGACAAGCGGTGATCAATGGTCACCACATCCGCTTCGTCCAGAAAGGTGAGATGCTGTTTGTCCGCCGGGGCCGCCGCGACATGGGCGTGAGTGGTCTTGGGGCGAATCGTGGCCGAGGTCGGGCTGAGACCGGGCTTGTCCAGCAGGGCGTTGAACAGTTCGGACTTACCCACCCCGGTCCCCCCCAGCAGCACGATGCACACCGGACGGTCCAGATATCCTTCGAAACCACCAGAACCGGCTGCTTCGCCATCCAGGACGGTCACGGCCCGCTCCAGGCGCAGGGCCATGGTCTGGGCCGCGGAAAGGCGGTCGAATGACCGGACTTCCTGGATCAGCTCCTGAATCCTGGCGACGATCCGCCGGGAAAATAATTGTGGCGCGGTCATGGATGGTCTCCTGGTTCGCCGTGTTTTGGCCAATCCGCCCGAATCGCCTCCGCGGCGGCCAGACAGGCTTCAGGATCGGCCTCATTCAGGGCGCGAATCCGCTCTTGCCAACCCTGCGCAAAAAACGGTTCCGCGAGATGCTCGCGCAGATGGGCCTCCAATTCATCCCGACGCTGGGCCCGCCATTTGGCGTCGGCCTTTTCCAAGATATCCTTGAGTTTGAGTTCCTCGAACATCTTCAACACCGTTCCCGCACCCAGACTCCCGGCCCCTGCGGCCCCGGCCACGCCGAGCTGACCCATAGCGCCAAAGACTCCACCGGACACAGCCAGATCCAAAACCAATGCCGCGCCGCCCAGCAATACCAGCATTTCCGACAACGTTCCCACCAGGGAGCCGTACCAGGGATGCTGTCGTGACCAGTCCCGGACGTCGGCCCGGAGCGCCTCCTTCCAATCGTCGCGCACCGGGGGCGGTTCGTGTTCCTGAAACTGCCGGGCCGCTTCCCGGCAGTTCTGCGCGGAAAACAACTCCGCCTCCGTGGAAAAATCCCGTCGCCAGGCTTCCAAAAGCACGTCCACGGCTTCTTCCAAGCGCCGCTGTTCCAGTTGTCGGCGATCCCGCAACACCGCACGGCCTTCGGTCTTGCGAAACCGTGTGAACAATTTGCGTACGGAAAACAGCATGCCCGCTGCCTGGGCCATGGGAAACGTGACGATCCGCAACCAGCCGGGCCGACTTTCCTTGACCACGTCAATGATCAACTCCACCAACTCCCCGGCGGGAAACTGGGACCCGGCGATCCGCTCGCTGACCTCGACGATTCGCTGATCCGCGG contains the following coding sequences:
- a CDS encoding GTPase domain-containing protein; its protein translation is MTAPQLFSRRIVARIQELIQEVRSFDRLSAAQTMALRLERAVTVLDGEAAGSGGFEGYLDRPVCIVLLGGTGVGKSELFNALLDKPGLSPTSATIRPKTTHAHVAAAPADKQHLTFLDEADVVTIDHRLSGTVLIDAPDVDSTESVHLERTRRLVERADIVVYVGSPDKRANFRVQDEVRRWAARKRWFFVLNKLDQIPEQDREAVCADFLGRVRELGFDLDLDGFFAVSAVAAQNGANGLNERLERLRAALFAHRAREQVRALRVEDAFNQIRHALSGSARGDLETLHQTLLTHERELDQRVRSVFLRAVSTPQSRDMLRRIIREQAWRAAPGRVGGFLALPVWMRGRLAFSGLAYHLARMSAGGPSLTRMLRAGWHAAKAAWQGILPMRTILQGFSAEEERRLTEVVQDARRTLQDLGLDRLDGAKPSVPEPPASSPEAEQALWTARLLHQSLNVLRSQGVLPRTSEHLEQDQRTREIFQERLEQAVLASADQLAVQRLGLAHTLAGNLLPVLVFGHAALRLVLGWLAGEWLPFDFYLTAVAVFLISLFPGYLLVSVALTRSGDLPPPEQLVQALDAPAETESLRRVREGIEDLLNQVRDLEDALRVNLEVLQQELDPSRFGAVVHEAKND